One window of the Trifolium pratense cultivar HEN17-A07 linkage group LG2, ARS_RC_1.1, whole genome shotgun sequence genome contains the following:
- the LOC123906830 gene encoding two-component response regulator ARR5-like: MESNGVVSIGVDSHEVHVLAVDDSLVDRKVIERLLKISACKVTAVDSGIRALQFLGLDEQRKSSESDDFVPGLKVDLVITDYCMPGMTGYELLKKIKESSTFKEIPVVIMSSENILPRIDRCLEEGAEDFIVKPVKLSDVKRLKGYMTTRDVRAGSQENRELNVNGNGGGQGGGVGINNKRKLEEASDISSSPPSNSSASSPSSISSSQSPSSSPMSSPGMLDSPIRRIKMTGTE; the protein is encoded by the exons atgGAGTCAAACGGTGTCGTTTCTATTGGTGTTGATTCTCATGAAGTTCATGTTTTGGCCGTTGATGATAGTCTTGTTGATCGGAAAGTTATTGAACGGTTGCTCAAAATTTCAGCTTGTAAAG TTACTGCTGTGGATAGTGGAATCAGAGCACTGCAATTTCTGGGGTTAGATGAGCAGAGAAAGAGTTCTGAATCAGATGATTTTGTG CCGGGTTTGAAGGTGGATCTAGTCATTACAGATTATTGCATGCCAGGAATGACTGGTTATGAGTTGCTTAAGAAAATCAAG GAATCATCCACTTTTAAAGAAATTCCAGTAGTGATTATGTCTTCTGAAAATATTTTGCCACGCATAGACAg atgtttggaGGAAGGAGCAGAGGATTTTATAGTGAAGCCAGTGAAATTATCAGACGTGAAACGTTTGAAGGGTTACATGACAACTAGGGATGTTAGAGCGGGAAGCCAAGAAAACAGAGAACTTAACGTTAACGGTAACGGTGGAGGCCAAGGTGGTGGAGTaggaatcaacaacaaaagaaagCTAGAAGAAGCATCTGATATCTCATCATCACCACCGTCCAATTCATCGGCTTCATCACCATCGTCCATTTCATCATCACAGTCACCTTCATCATCTCCTATGTCTTCACCCGGCATGCTTGATTCTCCAATCAGACGGATTAAAATGACCGGCACCGAATGA
- the LOC123906832 gene encoding formin-like protein 4, translating into MAFNMMFLLILVLVLQIFLIPTFYCHTNLSQSQNIEIFYPIETDEQPKPTQPSPIPIPIPSSTKSSSNSKIVTAVAASATGTLVLSALIFFFVMKCFRAKRRNVVIVNNNNTSSLDHGNGMPQVKVIEKMEGKIKGLIIDEDGLDVVYWRKLEDQNSNKDLQKGGPKKKQYYDHNHNEENQGKNLESSRKKSRENQETHLLRGKSSTSHMNIFPQESSYTIMKITPPAPPPIIPTQPFSLDLLPSSPKRLKPPSTSFSSIPKHSNPFVSSIPNMTNDETPVISDDRMSQKPQPPPPPPPPIPDRKSSAPTPPPPPPPIPDRKSSAPAPPPPPPPIPNRKSSATPPPPPPPPVTGGKSPAPPPPPKTGGLKLKSSSKPPPIPIETSSSEVKMKPLHWDKVNTNLDHSMVWDKIDRGSFRVDDDLMEALFGIVAANSNKSDGNTSKGKESTSPNRDASTNAFILDPRKSQNTAIVLKSLAISRKEIIEALIDGQGLNADTIEKLSRVAPTKEEQSQILEYQGDPTKLAAAESFLYHVLKAVPSAFKRLNAILFRLNYESEIVEIKEFLQTLELACKELRNQGVFVKLLEAVLKAGNRMNAGTNRGNAQAFNLVSLRKLSDVKSVDGKTTLLHFVVEEVVRSEGKRAVLNRNHSLSRSFSRSNSSSGIGDSMDSATSKEQKQREYTTLGLPIVGGVSAEFSNVKKVAQTDYNSFVGSISALLAKIVEIRQLVSQCGKNDKDGKFIREMNHFLENAEKEMQLVSEEQTRVMQLVKRTTDYYQGGASKDSAGEQPLYLFVIVKDFLGMVDQACIDITRNMQKKKIPKAKS; encoded by the exons ATGGCTTTCAACATGATGTTTCTTCTAATCCTTGTTcttgttttacaaatttttcTAATACCAACTTTCTATTGCCACACCAATTTATCTCAAAGCCaaaacattgaaattttttatccaATTGAAACTGATGAACAACCAAAACCAACACAACCATCACCAATACCAATACCAATACCATCATCCACAAAATCTTCTTCAAATAGTAAAATAGTAACTGCTGTAGCTGCATCTGCAACAGGAACATTAGTTCTTTCTGCTctaattttcttctttgttaTGAAGTGCTTTAGAGCAAAAAGAAGAAATGTTGTGATTGTAAACAATAACAACACTTCTTCTTTAGATCATGGAAATGGTATGCCTCAAGTGAAAGTGATTGAGAAAATGGAAGGTAAAATCAAAGGGCTTATTATTGATGAAGATGGTTTAGATGTTGTTTATTGGAGAAAACTTGAAGATCAAAACTCTAATAAGGATTTGCAAAAGGGTGGtcctaaaaaaaaacaatattatgaTCACAATCACAATGAAGAAAATCAAGGGAAAAATTTAGAGTCATCAAGGAAAAAATCAAGGGAAAATCAAGAAACTCATTTGCTTAGAGGAAAATCTTCAACTTCACACATGAATATATTTCCACAAGAATCATCATATACAATTATGAAAATTACACCTCCTGCACCTCCTCCTATTATTCCTACTCAACCATTTTCTTTAGACCTTCTTCCTTCATCGCCGAAACGGCTAAAACCACCCTCAACTTCTTTCTCATCAATTCCAAAACATTCAAATCCTTTTGTCTCATCAATTCCGAATATGACGAATGATGAAACGCCAGTAATATCTGATGATAGAATGAGTCAAAAACCGCAgccacctcctcctcctcctccaccaaTACCTGATAGAAAAAGTTCAGCACCGAcgcctcctcctcctcctccaccaaTACCGGATAGAAAAAGCTCAGCACCGGcgcctcctcctcctcctccaccaaTTCCAAATAGAAAGAGTTCTGCAACAccgccaccaccacctcctcctccaGTAACTGGTGGAAAGAGTCCTGCACCACCACCCCCGCCGAAGACAGGTGGATTGAAATTGAAGTCATCATCAAAACCACCACCTATCCCTATTGAAACATCTTCAAGTGAAGTAAAAATGAAACCGTTGCATTGGGATAAGGTGAATACTAATCTTGACCACTCTATGGTGTGGGACAAAATCGACCGTGGTTCATTCAG GGTTGATGATGATCTTATGGAAGCTCTCTTCGGGATTGTTGCAGCCAATTCAAACAAATCAGACGGTAACACTTCAAAAGGAAAGGAATCAACAAGTCCAAACAGGGATGCATCGACAAATGCTTTCATTCTTGACCCTAGAAAATCACAAAACACTGCTATAGTTTTGAAATCTCTTGCAATCTCACGAAAAGAAATCATTGAAGCACTCATTGATGGTCAAGGCCTCAATGCAGATACAATTGAAAAGCTTTCAAGAGTAGCTCCAACAAAAGAAGAACAATCCCAAATACTTGAATATCAAGGAGACCCAACAAAACTTGCAGCAGCTGAATCTTTCTTGTACCACGTCCTCAAAGCAGTTCCTTCGGCATTTAAGCGCTTGAATGCAATTCTATTCAGGTTGAATTATGAATCGGAGATTGTAGAAATCAAGGAGTTTCTGCAGACCCTTGAGCTAGCGTGTAAGGAGCTTCGAAACCAAGGAGTTTTTGTGAAGCTTCTTGAAGCAGTTCTTAAGGCCGGAAACCGTATGAATGCAGGTACTAACAGAGGTAATGCTCAAGCTTTCAACTTGGTTTCTCTAAGGAAACTCTCTGATGTTAAGAGTGTTGACGGAAAAACCACATTGCTTCACTTTGTGGTTGAAGAAGTAGTCCGTTCCGAAGGAAAACGCGCGGTTCTTAACCGCAATCATAGTTTGAGTCGTAGTTTCAGTAGGAGCAATAGCAGCAGTGGCATTGGAGACTCTATGGATTCTgctacttcaaaggaacaaaaacaAAGGGAATATACAACACTAGGATTACCAATTGTAGGAGGGGTCAGTGCTGAGTTTTCCAATGTAAAGAAAGTTGCTCAAACAGATTACAATAGTTTTGTTGGTTCTATCTCAGCACTCTTGGCAAAGATAGTTGAAATTCGGCAACTTGTTTCGCAGTGTGGAAAAAATGATAAAGATGGAAAGTTTATCAGAGAGATGAACCATTTTCTTGAAAATGCTGAAAAGGAAATGCAATTGGTGAGTGAAGAACAAACAAGGGTAATGCAGCTTGTTAAGAGAACAACGGATTATTATCAAGGTGGAGCTTCAAAAGACAGTGCAGGAGAACAGCCTCTTTATCTATTTGTTATAGTCAAGGATTTTCTTGGAATGGTTGATCAAGCCTGTATAGATATCACTCGAAACATGCAGAAAAAGAAGATACCTAAGGCAAAGTCTTAA
- the LOC123906834 gene encoding germin-like protein subfamily 1 member 1, whose product MITKKMKTQIHFHTLPLIVFTLSLFLGQCISDPDPLQDYCIADNKSTFFINGLPCIDPKQASSSHFVTSSLSKPGNTTNMFGFSVTPTNTINLPGLNTLGLVLVRIDIAGNGIVPPHSHPRASEVTTCLKGLLLVGFIDTSNRAFTQNLSPGESFVFPKGLVHFLYNRDSKEPAIAISGLNSQNPGAQISSIANFVSKPSIPDEILKKAFQISGQEVEIIRKKLGG is encoded by the coding sequence ATGATaactaaaaaaatgaaaacccaAATTCATTTTCACACCCTACCACTAATTGTTTTCACCCTATCTCTCTTTTTGGGCCAATGTATATCTGACCCTGACCCACTTCAAGATTATTGCATTGCAGATAACAAAAGCACTTTTTTCATAAATGGATTACCATGCATTGATCCAAAACAAGCTTCTTCATCTCATTTTGtaacatcatcattatcaaaGCCAGGTAACACAACAAACATGTTTGGTTTTAGTGTTACACCAACAAACACAATTAACCTACCTGGGCTTAACACATTGGGCCTAGTTTTAGTTCGTATTGATATAGCTGGTAATGGAATTGTGCCACCACATTCACACCCACGGGCCTCAGAAGTTACCACATGTTTAAAAGGGCTTTTACTTGTGGGCTTTATTGATACATCAAATCGGGCTTTTACTCAAAATTTAAGCCCAGGTGAATCATTTGTTTTTCCAAAAGGTCTTGTGCATTTTTTGTATAATCGTGATTCTAAGGAACCAGCTATTGCAATTTCTGGACTTAATAGTCAAAATCCAGGTGCACAAATTTCATCAATTGCTAACTTTGTTAGTAAGCCTTCAATTCCTGATGAAATTCTAAAGAAGGCTTTTCAAATTAGTGGTCAAGAAGTTGAAATTATTAGGAAGAAACTTGGTGGTTGA
- the LOC123906833 gene encoding protein WVD2-like 7 — MAETTASNSALQVSVSFGRFENDSLSWERWSSFSPNKYLEEVEKCATPGSVAQKKAYFEAHYKKIAARKAELLAQEKELEKDSFRSEDQNGIDLSENGDDNTCETDSGFQISNTHGTTDEHDKQEIGISLVDEIGRSHVDDLKEEVAVSIDYQSSLAEVENKEVESGSQSHGSYKIDDAEEDVSIKQQERLEIEVEDVKEIVYKETEKALEVEEKDVKLDQPKESKVIAANRENNAAKTKKKSVVPKSKASPISTPRSSKPTSTSTKTLASASSTKKGNSPSLPKKQVTSSVENKKVTNRSLHMSMSLGPSNPDPVPQTSDTPMRRSLIMDSMGDKDIVKRAFKTFQNQPRTSVEVDKSVKRQVPSRGTASKVPTTSTALRKENGRPTTVERMDKRSGNAVRTLGPKSDTKSEKGKESSRKLEEKPIAKEVRQTCLQTKLKEEKEAEMRKPKHDFKATPLPTFYRGQKVSKSRAEKGDAKTENRPVAATQVVKVKRGVNE; from the exons ATGGCAGAGACAACTGCTTCAAATTCTGCTTTGCAAGTGTCTGTTTCTTTTGGTAGATTTGAGAATGATTCTTTGTCTTGGGAGAGATGGTCTTCATTTTCGCCGAATAAGTACTTGGAAGAAGTTGAGAAGTGTGCCACACCGGGATCAGTAGCGCAGAAGAAAGCTTACTTTGAAGCTCATTATAAGAAGATTGCGGCCCGGAAAGCTGAATTGCTTGCTCAAGAGAAGGAACTTGAGAAAGATTCTTTCAGATCAGAAGATCAAAATGGTATAGATCTGAGTGAAAATGGTGACGATAACACTTGTGAGACTGATTCGGGGTTTCAGATATCCAACACTCATGGTACTACTGATGAACACGATAAGCAAGAAATTGGAATCAGTTTGGTTGATGAAATTGGCAGGAGTCATGTGGATGACTTGAAGGAGGAAGTTGCAGTTTCAATAGATTACCAAAGTTCATTGGCTGAGGTAGAGAACAAAGAGGTAGAAAGTGGATCACAGTCACACGGTTCGTACAAGATAGACGACGCTGAAGAAGACGTGTCCATAAAACAACAAGAGCGTCTTGAAATTGAAGTCGAAGATGTGAAGGAAATTGTGTACAAGGAAACAGAAAAGGCTTTAGAAGTTGAAGAAAAAGATGTGAAATTGGATCAACCAAAGGAATCTAAG GTTATCGCTGCGAATAGGGAAAACAATGCAGCCAAGACAAAAAAGAAATCTGTGGTACCAAAATCTAAGGCATCTCCAATTTCGACACCAAGAAGTTCAAAGCCTACGTCAACTTCAACTAAAACATTGGCATCTGCCTCTTCAACTAAAAAAGGAAATTCGCCGTCTTTACCTAAGAAGCAAGTTACTTCTAGTGTGGAGAACAAAAAAGTTACTAACAGATCCTTGCACATGTCTATGAGCTTAGGTCCTAGTAATCCTGATCCAGTTCCTCAAACAAGTGATACTCCTATGAGGAGATCTCTCATAATGGACAGTATGGGGGATAAGGACATAGTCAAACGAGCATTTAAGACATTCCAGAACCAGCCAAGAACTTCCGTCGAAGTAGACAAATCTGTAAAAAGACAg GTTCCTTCAAGGGGGACTGCATCAAAGGTGCCAACAACATCTACTGCTTTGCGGAAAGAAAATGGACG GCCAACTACGGTTGAGAGGATGGATAAAAGAAGTGGAAATGCTGTACGAACTTTGGGCCCAAAAAGTGACACCAAATCTGAGAAGGGGAAAGAG TCCTCAAGAAAACTAGAGGAAAAACCTATTGCAAAAGAGGTACGACAAACGTGTCTccaaacaaaattgaag GAGGAAAAAGAGGCAGAGATGAGAAAGCCAAAACATGATTTCAAGGCCACACCCCTACCAACCTTTTATCGTGGTCAAAAAGTATCAAAAAGTCGCGCAGAAAAG GGTGATGCTAAGACTGAGAATCGGCCGGTAGCTGCTACACAAGTGGTGAAGGTAAAGAGAGGTGTAAATGAATAG